One segment of Carya illinoinensis cultivar Pawnee chromosome 13, C.illinoinensisPawnee_v1, whole genome shotgun sequence DNA contains the following:
- the LOC122292075 gene encoding 60S ribosomal protein L10a-like, which produces MSKLQSDAVREAISTLFTGSRDKKRNFTETIELQIGLKNYDPQKDKRFSGSVKLPHIPRPKMKVCMLGDAQHVEEAEKIGLDYMDVEALKKLNKNKKLVKKLAKKYHAFLASEAVIKQIPRLLGPGLNKAGKFPTLVTHQETIESKVNETKAMVKFQLKKVLCMGVAVGNVAMEEKQVFQNVQMSVNFLVSLLKKNWQNVRSLSLKTTMGRPVRIY; this is translated from the exons ATGAG TAAGCTTCAGAGTGATGCCGTACGAGAGGCCATCTCTACTCTCTTTACTGGATCCAGAGATAAGAAGCGTAATTTCACTGAGACCATTGAGCTCCAGATTGGGCTAAAAAATTATGATCCCCAGAAGGATAAGCGATTCAGTGGTTCTGTTAAGTTGCCACATATTCCTCGTCCAAAGATGAAAGTTTGCATGCTTGGAGATGCTCAACATGTTGAAGAG GCGGAGAAGATTGGCTTAGATTATATGGATGTTGAAGCATTGAAAAAGCTtaacaaaaacaagaaattgGTTAAGAAGCTTGCCAAGAAATACCATGCCTTTTTAGCATCAGAAGCTGTCATTAAGCAGATTCCCCGACTTTTGGGCCCTGGCCTCAATAAGGCAG ggAAGTTCCCAACTCTTGTTACTCATCAAGAAACGATCGAGTCTAAAGTTAATGAGACGAAGGCTATGGTTAAGTTTCAATTGAAGAAGGTGCTTTGCATGGGAGTGGCTGTTGGGAATGTTGCCATGGAGGAGAAGCAGGTCTTCCAAAATGTTCAAATGAGTGTGAATTTCCTTGTTTCCTTGTTGAAGAAGAACTGGCAAAAT GTGAGGAGCTTGTCTCTTAAGACCACCATGGGGAGACCAGTGCGCATATACTGA